The Hippocampus zosterae strain Florida chromosome 11, ASM2543408v3, whole genome shotgun sequence genome includes the window TGCCTTTCTCCAAGGCACAccgagggggagaaaaaatagaaaaaaaaaatctctgactGTCGGGTGAATATTCCTCTTTGCAAAATCTGTCTCTTTATTATCGTTCTTTTGTACTACTTTTTGTATGGCGCCGCTAACCTCTCATGTAcggtagctgaaaaaaaaaagtgtcacactAGTGCttctcttctgttttttttcttcactcctTATTTTGCTCCCTTTTTCCTTTCAAGAagtctttttccccccatcgCCTTGACACATGGCTGCTTACACATTGTGGCTTTACttggtgtgttttatttattttattttttttttgagaaagaCAACCTCATCAAGTTCACCTCGATCCGAGACATTGGACAGCTGAGTTAGttaaagatggggaaaaaaatcaaatgaaaggtGCACCCTGTCGAATTCACACTGGAATGCTGGAAGTGGTTTCGCGGCTCGGGTGGCGCCAAACGGGCCGCCGCGGCCACCACGACGACCACATTAGGGCGCTCGGAAGACAATGATGAGGGCAGATGTCGTATAattacgtttgttttttttttccactgcggAGAACATGCGAATATCGGATGTCGAAGCGAGAGCGAGATGCAATTCCTTCCGTTGTTATCCCAATGTGGGAAAGATGTGGACGCCGTCAAcgaaagatggggggggggggcacctctcGCCTTCCAAGCTTTTCGGCTACCGCCACGGAGTTGTTTTTATGCATCCTTGTGGCGCTTGTCGAGTCATGCGAGACCGCGCAGAAATTCCACACGCATTTCCTGAAGAAGTGGTTGATGGCTGACCATGTGGACTCGCAAAACGCATTTGGTGAGGCCAGCTTGCGGCAAATGTCATGCGGTCATCACCGAGCGAGGTCACTAAAAAAACTGACCACTAGATGTCAGCACTCATCCTTCACACTGTGTTGGTATAATTCTAAATGTgattggttttggaatgtgcaaTGAATCACCAATCTAAAATGGTGGTAAGCTTAGCCGTGAAGCATAAATGTTGCTTATTTGTGAGTCTTCTTCGCCCGAGGCCCCCAACCACTGAAAAGGCAGCTCCCGTGTTCATTCTTCTTTTGTCACATCGTCCATCCACTGCCTCCTTTTTTTACCTTGCTTAGGTGGATATTCCGCAATAATTTCAGCAAAGCTCCTAAAGCGTGAGGCTGCAGggggtcccccccacccccacccagtgCATAGCAAATGATTGACACCCTATTAGTGCTACCTTGTGTCTTTGGTTGATTTAAATTTTTCACagataattttactttgataaTACGGACAATTTGAACAATTAACAAACATCGATCCATTTTTGAACCTTCATCTCCCCGTTTGTCAGTAATtcgtaaccgctgtgcctgatGGGGAAGCGATGCAGTTTcgcttttatttcactttttatttcatttcatgacaAATGATGTATCATTGTCCGTCTATCGATGCCATTGACAGGCAGAATAATTAAATGGctcgtccactagatggcagaacgTACAATTAAACCTGCCTAGTCACCTGGAAACACTTGGAAAAATCCGATTTGGGCTTGACCGGCGCattttcaacagtttttttttgtgctcagccttgtcccagctgcacctgtaaGGCCACAATGTGAACACAAGCACGAGCCACCATGTGCCTGAACGCGTTCCGAAATTGCACTTGGGGGAAAAACACTTTGCCGACGTCGAAGGCCCTGCTGTCGTTTGACAACAGGGGGCTTCAACTCCtgatttttattcaagtgcatTGCCGGTCATTTGGATGTGATGGCCCGATAGTGAtgccatttttgtctttttatagGACTTGCAGTTGGAGTACGGTCACGAGTCGCCCTGTCTGCTCGGAGGAAACAAGTAAGTCCTCCTGGTTTTGTGGCTTTCGTTGCCTTTGTGCCTCATTGTTCCCTCTTAGCATTCCTACTTGTATCGTCTTGGGATTGATTTCATTTGCAACTCCAGGGCACTTTGTATACATATTTGCTGTATCACAATAGGACGGAAGACCGTCACGCAGTCTCGCCAAAGCGAAGCGGGATTGAATTACTTCAAATGTTTACTTTCCCGCTCCTAATAACTCCCTCGCGACGTGTTCCTCCCCATACAGGAGTCTTCTGAAATCGGTGGAGGAGGAGCTGCAGCAGAGGTGAGTCTGATCTCCTCCTCCACTCCCGCCCGCGTCTTGACTTGGCACCTTTtcgatcttttatttatttttgttgttgttgctgtcagCCTATCATCGTTAACCAGCCATTAATCGGGTCTGATCACGCGCCATTAACAACTCCTCGCTGTTCACGGCCTGTCAGCGTTTTGCACTCTGCTGGGTTTCGGCTTGGCTCTTTTACTGTCGCCCCGAGTTGAAAGGTTGCGCTTATTCACCGCTTTCCCGCAGAGCATGGCTTCCCACACACCGATACTCACACTCCACATATGCGCACGTTTGTCGTTGTTAATTCAAAGAGTGCAGCGGGCGTCTTAAGCGACGACACTGGCAAATCTGCGGGGATTCTTCTTGCCTTGTTTTTTCCCAAACGGCAATCTGTCGCTATATGTGCATTCTTGATTCTGTCAGTCATCACAAGTTGCACCTATCGTGTTAATAATTTGGGGATTTCAGCCCTTAAATGCAAGATGGAAAGAATTCAAGTTGGTCTATGAGGAatggaactcttttttttttttttgagtcacaATACTTCAGGAAATTAGGCTCTTTCATTGTTGAGTTTATAAGAAGTTGTTTGAAGGGTTGGCGGTTTGTGGTCAAAGCTTCACACggctctaaccccccccccaccccccaccctttgacctctcttcctcatcttccacttcctcctcttcccgTTGTCCTCTCCGACCACCTTTTGCTTGCGTCCTTTCTCCCTTCATCTTTCCCACCTGGAATCCCCGAAATCTCCCCTCCCCTTCCTATCTCCACCTCCGCTCCCAGGGGCCATGTGGCACACTTAggggatgatgaggatgaggaggatgatggTGCAGATGATGATGAAACTCACACTCAGTAAGTTCCCCAGTCAGAGAATGGGAAGCCTCTCCGTCCTCGTTTCCCTCCCTTGCCCGCATCAAAACGAAGGATGAGGAGCGgagggaggaggaaggaaggcttCCTGTTTGGCGCGACTGTTTCATCTGCGCATCTTGATGCAGCACACCGCACCATCACGCAACCTATgccacccgtgtgtgtgtgtgtgtgtgtgtgtgtgcgcgcgcgcatctTGGCAGCTTTTCATCTTTCCATAGAATGCCCTAACCCTAAAACTCACCCGGAAGCCATTATTTTTGCATGTTTCTGccgctatttattttttccaaatcttAGCAACCCTAACAGGATGCTCCTATAACACACTCAAGATGAGCGCGAATGGTGAATGGGTTCCAGTTTTTAGGGTCAGAGTGCAGCTTTGGTGTCAAAGTGATCTTTTTTCGCCTTTTGTACCCACTGCCATCTCTCTGTGcttcctcgtgtgtgtgtgtgcatacatgcCAATACTGCTCGCAGCATCTTTATCAGCTATTCGTTGACATGCGTTCTCATGCCTTCCTTTGCAAAAGCCATGGCGGAAAGGCTTTTGTTGTTCTGTGCTTTCCTTGatgcgcccccctccccccatccccaaaaGCTGGATAATCACCAATTCATGGGCAGAAACTCGTGCTTATTTCTGCGTCGTCGTCATTATCCAGCCGCTGTCCATCTCATTTACGTGTTCGTATCAGTCGTGTCGCTTTCATTCACGAGCCAGTAAATGTGTACTCTTATGAAGTAGAATGGAGTTCAAACTCTTCTTGCTGATGTTGTCATAACCGCATTTCCAAATTGACTTGCTAGCACCTCCCCGTGTAGAAGAGTTTCGAGAAAAATGCCAGCCCACATAAAGGGGAGGATAGCAAAGccttgtttgtattttcacttATGAAGGCAGCGCTTGGCCAGGCTGCTAAATTTGTGCTTGATCAATTTGTCAGCTTCTCCGTGCATGTGGCGCATGCATGAAATACAAATGGCCTCCAAACCCCGCGGCGACAACTCGGACAAACATTTAACAAGCTATAACCGCTCGCGCGGTTAGCCGATGCTAATCTGTGCTAACATTGCAGCTCTGCTAACCATTTGGCTTTCACTTGATATTGCTTTTGTTTCGTCTCCTGGAAAATGGCAGAACTCTGCCCAGGCTAGCTGCCAAGTCATGGGCAGACAATCGTAGTGAACTTGACAGTGTTGTGTAAATTGTGACATCATAGTCGAGTGAAATTCGGAGTTGCTTGCTCATGGAAGCATTTTCAGaacattagcattagccaaactgtggcgtttttttgttttgttttgttttacttcgGCACCTCTCGAAATAAGCAGCTAACCAACTTAcacggttgtttaatttcacacttcatGTGTGGCCATGAACTACAGAGAACTAATtatttgcaatttaaaaattgactttgcaataatatgtcccctttaatTGATTTTTACATGCAAAACAATAGTTGTAGTAACGTTAACTTCAAATGTGATGCACTGTCCTGTGGTGCAAAGTCAGTGTCACTCTCTCTTCACCTTTTCTCATCGTATAGTAAGATGAACACTATCCTGAGACCAAAGGTCCCGCCCCCGCTTCCGCCCAAGGtaggtgtagaaaaaaaaaaacgttttttccttCAGTGGAACAGTTAATTCTAACAATAGAGGGGCAAagtgtgaggggaaaaaaaattctcagccCCTTTTTGATTCCGCTTCCCTAGCCCAAGTCCATCAGCTCGCCGCAGCCCAAACAGGACGACAGCCAATCGCACAGCGAGGacgacagcggcggcggcgggaccATCAAGCGCTGTCCAGCCCCGCAGACGGCCAGCCCCGCCAAACCCGCCTCCAACGTGCCCCCGCGGCCGCCGCCCCCGAGGCTGCCGCCGCACCGCCGGAGCAGCCTAGGTAACGAGACCGCGAGCGAGCGCTCGGACGCAGACACCTGCGCCCCGGAGGACGATGGGAGCTTTAGGCATTTCTGGGAGTGGCTCCACACGCCTCACAcagaggaggagctggaggaggcgTGGGAGGTGCTGAAGGAGGTGAAAGAGGAGCAGGAAAAAGAGAATGAGGATGAGAGTAAGAGCCCGTAGTTTGATCGAATCCTTttgccccacccccctccagttGTCCTCTCCGACTGATTTATCTGTCCCATCAGTCTATTAATAGCAGTCTTTTTAATGTCCCCTGGACTGTGTTCGGAATCGCTCCCGATCCGCTACGCTGCGCCATACGAAATGAGTTTGCCATCTTGCCGTGCTGTCCGAATGCGTAGCGAGTAGGAATGAAAGCAAAAGACGAAAATATACCCACTAATTCGATTCCCCGGCATCGTGGTTTGCATGGCGATTCCACCAGCTCGGATGCTGGTCAGGCCGCTTAGAGCGCATCTTGTCTGACGCAAAAAGTGCATTCTACTTTTTGTTCTCTTGACATAATTGGAGAAGTTTGTCAGTCACTTACTGAACTTTTGTAGTTATCCTAAAAGTGTATTGCATATTATAAATTCAGATCTTCTGTCCATCATATAAGATAATCAATAAGGGATCCGATGAGTAAGTGGCAGCAAAAATGGAATCGGGATtgcaaatgtttcttttctCAAGTCCCATCTCTCGTGGGGAGTGCAAATTATCACCTGCTTAAGCGCCGTCggcgtatccccccccccccccccccccgcaaatgaTAAAAGTCGCGAACAAGGTATGGTCGCTTTAAAATCAATGTCTCCCCGTCGCGTGTGTTGTGCTGATACAGAAAAAGCAACCGTCACATGCAGTTGGAAATGAAAAGTGcgtttttttgtgtaaatgGTGTACAATGCGCTCATCTCAAAACAGTAATGActgaattaaatttaaaaaaaaacattaaatatagtGATGAGGGAATGATTCCGAACACGGCCCGTGTGTCTGTAGTTCTTTTTACCCATCAGCTTTTCGCTCTGCCCCGACACTAATGACTCTACACCTGATTGGTTGCTGCCACACATTTAACAGCGGCCGGCGGGCCTTCCCAATGAGGATGAAGGAAGAGGAGAGAACTTTTACTCGGAAAATAAGAGTCAAGATGACGTTTCACACGGCTGCATTTATCGTGCGAGCCTGCTCCcctcttccctccctccccaccaTTCCTCCACCCGCCTTGTAGTCAGTTTTCGCTCTCTATGTCGTCAGTCCCGTGAGTCCAACGATGCACGATCTCCTTCAAGCTTCGCCCCAGACTGacgcttttttttgtgctgcaggGAACGGCCTGAGCGCCTCACACAATGGTGAGCGCAACAGTCCTGCAGACAGACAACAGTCCacgatgccccctagtgtcccCATACGGAAGGACAAGAAGGATGTTCCGGTAATTTGTTCATCATGAGTCTCAGTAAATGATTTAAGAGCAGAAAGAAAGTcacctcataaaaaaaaaacaaatgtgttatcgtcatatttcttttaaaaaaattacattttccactttgtgtgtttgcgtgtcaaTCGATGTCAGATGCCAAGTAGCAACGGGCTCCCACCTACACCCAAAGTCCATGTAAGTGTTTCCGCGAACTTGCAGGTGTTAAGAATTGATCTCTGAGATTATTCGTCGTTTTCAATCACACCTCCTGCGCCGACGTTTGCAGATGGGTGCGTGTTTCTCCAAGGTGTTCAATGGCTGCCCTCTCAAGATTCACTGTGCCACCTCCTGGATCAACCCCGACACCAGAGGTACCAAATATAAAGGAGGGATATTTTGAATAAAGTTAATCGATGGTCTTATGACAATATTAAGGCAAAAACTAAATCGGaatataaaagaagaaaaaaaaggaatgaatcaTACAATTCGCACAAATTAATCAAAAGACGTGGGAGGAAGTAAAAACAAGATCCTACCTCAGTCTTGATAGTACATAAAGACAATACAAAATGTtcattgcagctctgcttacctttttgaCTTCGACACGATAGTCCCTCTGACAGCGTCGTCCGGCTGTAGCTTGAAAGTGGCGTATCTTCCCCCAGGCTAGCCGCCGGCTCATGTTGCGTTTGTCCAGCTGCcgagcttgttgttgttgtgtgttgtttcAGATCAATATTTGATATTTGGCGCCGAAGAGGGAATTTACACACTGAACCTGAATGAGCTGCATGAGACCACAATGGAACAGGTGAGTCATGCGCTTCCTTATTAGTATGCGGTAGATACTCTGGGTGGAGCCACAAATTGTACGGCATtttgtaacaacaacaacatgcctTGCCCCCTTGTGTCTGCGTAGCTTTTCCCTCGCCGCTGCACGTGGTTGTACGTCATGAACAATAATCTTCTCTCAGTATCCGGTAAGTCATTTCACAATTTGTCACAAGGCAATTAGTGACAGTGACATTTCCCACAAACAaacgattaactcattcagtactagccaattctggaccaagtctgaaaagacgtttaaaaatgtctttgggagtgaatgagttaaagggtgCTTCATTTGTGCCTTTACGTGTCTAGGAAAAGCCTCCCAGCTGTACTCTCACGGCCTGCCGGGACTCTTCGACCAGGCCAGGCAGCTGCAGAAGTTACCCGTAGCCATTCCCACACACAAGCTGCCTGATAAGATGATACCCAGGTAAAGGCTCCAAATAGCACCAATTGTACAATCcaaattttaaatatttgctCCCTGTTTGAATGAATGGAAACTCAAGTCAATCCCTTGATGGTTGAATTGTCATTCTTTCAAAAATATAACATTGCACAGCTGCTGGTTTCAATAATGCGTATAAAATAGTTTGTATGTTGTCATGTCCATGCTACAAATACTCATCATGATCCCAGCAGGGGGAAATCGGAATATAATATATTCATATCATAAATTCCTCTTATTAATAGCAAAAGAGTTCAATCGTTTCATGATCGTCATCGCTGAATTTGCGCAGAAGTTTCAAGGTAGCCAATGAAAAGGGCTCTCAGGTTTTGATAAAATACGGAACTGTACCTGACATTACATAAGCTCACATaattgtcacgttgcgtggtggaccccaaaaagcaggcaggagcagggtgtacttgaagaagtgtattgataaaacacagagaaaacaatATCCAAAAACAATCATAGTCCAAATTAGCAAACAACAATagcaactgaagctaaaacagagtCGTGACCAAAACACgaccgaaacaaacctgacagcagcaaaggaacagcaaacaaacgaacatgacGGTAGCAAacggcaacaatgacccgacaatgagcggtcgggctgggagtccctTTAAAGCAcgaattacctaatgaccaacaggtgtgcagctgcaggtggagccctacagtgccacctgttggtcccaaaccgaatcatgacaataataatgataataactcGAGTTATCTTGCCAGCAGAAAGTGTGCCAGCCTTCTGGTAGGAAAACAAACGGTATTATTCCAAAGTGAcacaaaatgatattttcacatAATTGGCCAAGAGTTCAATATTTAGGGTTTCGTCTCATTTCTGGACAGGTTTTAGATTTTtgtcagacgtttttttttgtccctccgTGAAATTGGAGGCGTGATTCCGAACCGTATAACTGCTCTCGAGTACGTCACCTAAGAGTTGAACGaaccttgttttgtttgtttgttggcggGTTGCTAATTTTGGATAAACCTCTTGACGTCACTAAATAATTACCAACGCAATTAAAGAAATACTGTAGTCACTTTTTAAGTTGcactattgtattttttttcttgaacaggAAGTTTGCCGTTTCCACGAAAATTCCGGACACTAAAGGGTGCCAAAAATGTTGCGTGGGTGAGTATTTTTATCACCCACAAATAGGTAGCATGAATGATTCAAATTGCATCGTGGCGTGAAAGGCAATTCATATTTTCAAAGTGTGCGGTGTTGTGATATGCTGTAAGATGATGTCATCGCAGTGAACCTCGTGTCTCCATTATTGCTGTTTGGGTGCGCAGTGCGCAACCCGTATACAGGCCACAAGTACCTCTGTGGGGCCTTCCAGTCCCACGTCATGCTGCTGGAGTGGGTGGAGTCCATGCAGAAGTTCATGCTCATCAAGGTCACAATGACATTTTCCGTGTTTTGAATCACCGTCGGCTGCTCTGTGAattcaaactcatctttttttggggacgGGGGTGCGAAACAGACCATCGACTTCCCTCTGCCGTGCCCACTGGAAGTCTTTGAGATGTTGGTGGTCCCAGAGCAGACTTACCCGCTCATCTGCGTGGCCGTGAGTAAAGGGAGCGAGCTCAACCAAGTGGTCCGCTTCGGCACGgtcaaccccaaccccaacgcTACCTCCTCCTGGTTCACAGAGACTGGTGAGAACGCACCCCTCTCGCATGCGTCAATTGCAATGAGCCTGCAGTTAGTCCCGCGGAAATGCCACAATGACGCCAATGCCCTGAAGCACTCCACTCGACAAGTTTCAAGAAAGAATGGTTAGCCAATCTTAACAGATGGATTTATACGACAGCGGTGCACAATCCttgtgccgtttttttttccccctgaattGAATGAGTGTGTAGCAACCACCATATGGCCGGACAGTTGAATAGCCAGAAGCCAACCAATGTCACCATGGTGCCAAATCGTAGCACGCTTTTTGCCTAAAGCATTAAAAGGCTTTTAAGTGTTGGCTATTTAAACACAAACTGTGTGGCAAAACACATGGATAGCAATAATCTAACATTGctcatatattttttgttttgcaaaaagggattcatgttcattcattcattcatcttccgtaccacttgatcctcactagggtcgcggggggtgctggagcccatcccagccgtttccgggcagtaggcgggggacaccttgaatcggttgccagccaatcgcagggcacacagagacgaacaaccattcgcactcacactcacacctcgggacaatttagagtgttcaatcagcctgccatgcatatttttggaatgtgggaggaaaccggagcacccggagaaaacccacgcaggcccggggagaacatgcaaactccacacagggaggctggagctggaatcgaacccggtacctctgcactgtgaagccgacgtgctaaccactggacttcatGTTACTGTAGTTTATTATACTGctccccggtggccaagtttttttctaaaattaGTTGTGTTTTTCTAAAGTAAAATATTATAGAGTGCGACCGTCCTTTAAAAAAGGATGATacattttttgttagttttttttaggggacgctggaacggattaatggtgtttccattcatttcattgggagCGGATAATTTCCAATGCGACCGGTTTGagttttcatcatttcatcacAGCCTAGCATAAAAGCACGGAGGTCTTTTACCAGGAGCTCTTGTGGTGACTCAGAATCCATCCCTTGCTCCTTCCACAAACACgcggacgcacgcacgcacgcacacacacacacacacacacacacacacacacacacacacacacacacgagtatcacgacccttgtgaggataaagcggatcggaaaatggatggatgataaaatGAGGCTGTTTTTagtctttttggaatgtggttgaAGATGAATTCATTGTTCCATTCTCGTCGATGTCTTGTGTctcgcttgatttttgtttCCGTCGTCTCCAAGTGTGTTTTTTCTTGCCACAGACACGCCTCAGACGTGCGTGATCCACGTCACGCAGCTGGAGAGGGACACCATCCTCGTCTGCCTGGACCGTGAGTCCACCTGCAGGTCTTTACGACGACTCCCGGTAAAGCAAACGCTTCTCATTTCTCGTTTCTCCGAATCAGGGTGTATCAAGATCGTCAACCTCCAGGGCCGACTGAAATCCAGCAGGAAGTTGTCGGCCGAGCTCACGTTCAACTTTCAGATCGAATCCAcaggtcaggaaaaaaaatatttgaaacgcATTCAACTCGAAGTTAAAGTAGTagctgtacttaaatgaaaggCAACGATATTCTGTGgtagccattttggtttttctttACAGTTTGTCTCCAGGATAGCGTGTTGGCCTTCTGGAGGCATGGCATGCAGGGGCGGAGTTTCAAGACCAACGAGGTGAGCCGGGTTTCTTTTTGCAGAAATCACATCactgtggttttgttttgtttttgtatgttatgtaaatctgtttttttttttgtgcattgccTCAAGATCACGCAGGAGATCTCGGACAGTACGCGTATCTTCAGACTACTGGGGTCAGACAGGTGGGCATAtgtgcatgcgcacacacacacacacacacacacacacacacacacacacacacacacacacactctgtggGACATTGTCTGATGCCTTCTGACAAAAAGACGAGATGACCACAGAGATCCTCATGACAGAGGCGTCACTCTGGCAAGGTATCCCTGACTCTCTGTTGGGAATTTTGAGGCCTGCTGACATTGAACATTTTGGACTGTTGgagaggaagtgtgtgtgtgtgggtgggggggtgtttttttgttttttgtgggtaaGGGGACGGTTCTTGCTTGGTGAGAGTGAAGACGCCAAAAGTCTACTAGTGTTGCTTTGAACAGTGGTGATGAATCACTGTTTGGCCATGTTCATTCAAACGCGCGGgcatttttcaaactttttgggggggatgggggggcttCCATGGGTCAGTGAAGTAAATAACGcaaaaatactttgttttgcacttgacagcctgcaaatcattttagtttttaatccATTCTCATCTCTATGCGcatatttgttctttttcagGGTGGTGGTGCTGGAGAGTCGGCCGACCGACAACCCGACAGCCCACAGCAACCTGTACATCCTGGCGGGCCACGAAAACAGCTACTGACACACTCGCTCacgcacacagatacacacacacatgctaacaggacacccccccctccccactccccCTGCATTAAGAGCCTAGCAACTAGCAAAGGGGAatgcaccccctcccccacccccccgccccttcaccTGCAACCCCCTTTCCAGTGTCTGAGAGACGCCGCGGTGCATTCAAGGGCAGATGACTTACGTAAGACACAATCCTGCTCATGATGCCCAACCAGGAGGTCGAACCTCCCACACCACTTGTACTACTTCGTTGTACACATTGCGCTACTACTGCGGCCATCTTGCACAGACCCAGCCCCctcacttttatttattgtggCATGATGTTAATCCGCCGGCAGGACGACAACTCTCCTGGTTTTATTGTgcgtggaggggaaaaaaaaacaaaaaagaggagAAGGCTTTCGGCCACCT containing:
- the LOC127610337 gene encoding mitogen-activated protein kinase kinase kinase kinase 3-like isoform X2, with protein sequence MMNASVDLSRRNPQEDFELIQRIGSGTYGDVYKARNVNTAELAAIKVIKLEPGEDFAVVQQEILMMKDCKHSNIVAYFGSYLRRDKLWISMEYCGGGSLQDIYHVTGPLLESQIAYMSRETLQGLYYLHNKGKMHRDIKGANILLTDNGYVKLADFGVSAQITATLAKRKSFIGTPYWMAPEVAAVERKGGYNQLCDIWAVGITAIELAELQPPMFELHPMRALFLMTKSNFQPPKLKDKVKWTDNFHHFVKVALTKNPKKRPTAEKLLQHPFVSQPLSRTLAKELLDRAKNPDHNSYNDFDDDDPEPEFKYRGHFLAISPGARRAPRFPARRKSPVSVPHRIRSTSRSTREGKTLSEINFGQVKFDPPLRKETEPHHEPCDSEPYLDCVEELYYTARSNLDLQLEYGHESPCLLGGNKSLLKSVEEELQQRGHVAHLGDDEDEEDDGADDDETHTHKMNTILRPKVPPPLPPKPKSISSPQPKQDDSQSHSEDDSGGGGTIKRCPAPQTASPAKPASNVPPRPPPPRLPPHRRSSLGNETASERSDADTCAPEDDGSFRHFWEWLHTPHTEEELEEAWEVLKEVKEEQEKENEDERNGLSASHNGERNSPADRQQSTMPPSVPIRKDKKDVPMPSSNGLPPTPKVHMGACFSKVFNGCPLKIHCATSWINPDTRDQYLIFGAEEGIYTLNLNELHETTMEQLFPRRCTWLYVMNNNLLSVSGKASQLYSHGLPGLFDQARQLQKLPVAIPTHKLPDKMIPRKFAVSTKIPDTKGCQKCCVVRNPYTGHKYLCGAFQSHVMLLEWVESMQKFMLIKTIDFPLPCPLEVFEMLVVPEQTYPLICVAVSKGSELNQVVRFGTVNPNPNATSSWFTETDTPQTCVIHVTQLERDTILVCLDRCIKIVNLQGRLKSSRKLSAELTFNFQIESTVCLQDSVLAFWRHGMQGRSFKTNEITQEISDSTRIFRLLGSDRVVVLESRPTDNPTAHSNLYILAGHENSY
- the LOC127610337 gene encoding mitogen-activated protein kinase kinase kinase kinase 3-like isoform X12, encoding MMNASVDLSRRNPQEDFELIQRIGSGTYGDVYKARNVNTAELAAIKVIKLEPGEDFAVVQQEILMMKDCKHSNIVAYFGSYLRRDKLWISMEYCGGGSLQDIYHVTGPLLESQIAYMSRETLQGLYYLHNKGKMHRDIKGANILLTDNGYVKLADFGVSAQITATLAKRKSFIGTPYWMAPEVAAVERKGGYNQLCDIWAVGITAIELAELQPPMFELHPMRALFLMTKSNFQPPKLKDKVKWTDNFHHFVKVALTKNPKKRPTAEKLLQHPFVSQPLSRTLAKELLDRAKNPDHNSYNDFDDDDPEPESPVSVPHRIRSTSRSTREGKTLSEINFGQVKFDPPLRKETEPHHEPDLQLEYGHESPCLLGGNKSLLKSVEEELQQRGHVAHLGDDEDEEDDGADDDETHTHKMNTILRPKVPPPLPPKPKSISSPQPKQDDSQSHSEDDSGGGGTIKRCPAPQTASPAKPASNVPPRPPPPRLPPHRRSSLGNGLSASHNGERNSPADRQQSTMPPSVPIRKDKKDVPMPSSNGLPPTPKVHMGACFSKVFNGCPLKIHCATSWINPDTRDQYLIFGAEEGIYTLNLNELHETTMEQLFPRRCTWLYVMNNNLLSVSGKASQLYSHGLPGLFDQARQLQKLPVAIPTHKLPDKMIPRKFAVSTKIPDTKGCQKCCVVRNPYTGHKYLCGAFQSHVMLLEWVESMQKFMLIKTIDFPLPCPLEVFEMLVVPEQTYPLICVAVSKGSELNQVVRFGTVNPNPNATSSWFTETDTPQTCVIHVTQLERDTILVCLDRCIKIVNLQGRLKSSRKLSAELTFNFQIESTVCLQDSVLAFWRHGMQGRSFKTNEITQEISDSTRIFRLLGSDRVVVLESRPTDNPTAHSNLYILAGHENSY
- the LOC127610337 gene encoding mitogen-activated protein kinase kinase kinase kinase 3-like isoform X8 produces the protein MMNASVDLSRRNPQEDFELIQRIGSGTYGDVYKARNVNTAELAAIKVIKLEPGEDFAVVQQEILMMKDCKHSNIVAYFGSYLRRDKLWISMEYCGGGSLQDIYHVTGPLLESQIAYMSRETLQGLYYLHNKGKMHRDIKGANILLTDNGYVKLADFGVSAQITATLAKRKSFIGTPYWMAPEVAAVERKGGYNQLCDIWAVGITAIELAELQPPMFELHPMRALFLMTKSNFQPPKLKDKVKWTDNFHHFVKVALTKNPKKRPTAEKLLQHPFVSQPLSRTLAKELLDRAKNPDHNSYNDFDDDDPEPEFKYRGHFLAISPGARRAPRFPARRKSPVSVPHRIRSTSRSTREGKTLSEINFGQVKFDPPLRKETEPHHEPCDSEPYLDCVEELYYTARSNLDLQLEYGHESPCLLGGNKSLLKSVEEELQQRGHVAHLGDDEDEEDDGADDDETHTHKMNTILRPKVPPPLPPKPKSISSPQPKQDDSQSHSEDDSGGGGTIKRCPAPQTASPAKPASNVPPRPPPPRLPPHRRSSLGNGLSASHNGERNSPADRQQSTMPPSVPIRKDKKDVPMPSSNGLPPTPKVHMGACFSKVFNGCPLKIHCATSWINPDTRDQYLIFGAEEGIYTLNLNELHETTMEQLFPRRCTWLYVMNNNLLSVSGKASQLYSHGLPGLFDQARQLQKLPVAIPTHKLPDKMIPRKFAVSTKIPDTKGCQKCCVVRNPYTGHKYLCGAFQSHVMLLEWVESMQKFMLIKTIDFPLPCPLEVFEMLVVPEQTYPLICVAVSKGSELNQVVRFGTVNPNPNATSSWFTETDTPQTCVIHVTQLERDTILVCLDRCIKIVNLQGRLKSSRKLSAELTFNFQIESTVCLQDSVLAFWRHGMQGRSFKTNEITQEISDSTRIFRLLGSDRRDDHRDPHDRGVTLARVVVLESRPTDNPTAHSNLYILAGHENSY